One segment of Neobacillus endophyticus DNA contains the following:
- a CDS encoding cysteine desulfurase family protein, which yields MERIYLDHAATSPMHPKVIEKMLEVMNSIPGNPSSIHSFGREARHQVDMAREAMARSIGAKENEIIFTSGGTEADNMALFGVAESYQHKGKHIITTKIEHHAVLHACEKLEELGFEITYLPVDETGRITVTELQAALRDDTILVTIMYGNNEVGTLQPINEIGELLKNHQALFHTDAVQAYGIENIDVNDCLVDLLSVSAHKINGPKGIGFLYVRSNVKIAPRLFGGEQERKRRAGTENVASITGFHEAVDLAGIVRDEKREKFTSFKDKFLQALRGHQVEFTINGSLENSMTHVLNLSFPGTSVEAMLVNLDLAGIAVSSGSACTAGSIEPSHVLVAMFGKQSERLTNSIRFSFGFNTTSEEILKAAEETAKVVSRLRK from the coding sequence ATGGAAAGAATTTATCTCGACCATGCCGCTACCTCTCCCATGCATCCAAAAGTTATTGAAAAAATGCTTGAAGTCATGAATTCCATTCCAGGAAATCCTTCCAGCATCCATTCTTTTGGTCGTGAAGCGCGTCATCAAGTTGACATGGCAAGGGAAGCGATGGCTCGAAGTATTGGTGCAAAGGAAAACGAGATTATTTTTACAAGCGGTGGAACAGAAGCGGATAATATGGCGTTATTCGGTGTGGCTGAAAGTTATCAACATAAAGGAAAACACATCATCACTACAAAAATTGAGCATCATGCTGTATTACATGCTTGCGAAAAATTGGAAGAACTTGGCTTTGAAATAACCTATCTTCCTGTCGATGAAACAGGACGAATAACTGTTACCGAGCTGCAAGCAGCTTTAAGAGACGACACCATATTAGTTACAATTATGTATGGCAATAATGAGGTAGGAACCCTGCAGCCGATTAATGAAATTGGCGAGCTATTAAAAAATCATCAGGCATTATTTCATACAGATGCTGTGCAGGCATACGGAATCGAAAATATTGACGTAAATGATTGCTTGGTTGATTTGCTATCCGTCTCAGCCCATAAAATTAATGGTCCAAAAGGGATCGGATTTCTTTACGTACGCTCTAATGTAAAAATCGCTCCCCGTTTATTTGGCGGTGAACAAGAAAGAAAACGTCGCGCAGGAACGGAAAATGTCGCTTCTATAACAGGATTTCATGAAGCAGTTGACTTAGCTGGGATAGTTCGGGACGAGAAAAGAGAAAAATTCACCAGTTTTAAAGATAAATTTTTGCAAGCTCTTCGTGGGCATCAAGTAGAGTTTACAATAAACGGATCACTTGAAAATTCTATGACACATGTATTAAACTTAAGCTTTCCGGGGACAAGTGTGGAAGCAATGCTAGTAAATTTAGATTTGGCCGGAATTGCTGTATCAAGCGGTTCTGCATGTACAGCGGGTTCGATTGAACCTTCCCATGTCCTTGTGGCCATGTTTGGCAAGCAATCAGAGCGGTTAACGAACTCAATCCGTTTTAGCTTCGGTTTCAACACTACGTCTGAAGAAATTTTAAAAGCAGCGGAAGAGACAGCGAAAGTTGTATCGCGTCTGAGAAAATAA
- the cymR gene encoding cysteine metabolism transcriptional regulator CymR — translation MKISTKGRYGLTIMIELAKNYGEGPTSLKAIAHANDLSEHYLEQLISPLRNAGLVKSIRGAYGGYILSDVPSKISAGDVIRVLEGPITPVEGIENEEPAKRELWIRIRDAIKDVLDNTSLEDLASHSEDSEPEGYMFYI, via the coding sequence ATGAAAATTTCGACGAAAGGGCGTTATGGCCTTACCATCATGATTGAGTTGGCAAAAAATTATGGCGAGGGCCCTACCTCACTTAAAGCGATTGCACATGCTAATGATTTATCAGAGCATTATTTAGAGCAGTTAATTTCTCCGCTAAGAAATGCAGGATTAGTAAAAAGTATTAGAGGAGCATATGGTGGATATATATTATCAGACGTTCCATCAAAAATTTCAGCCGGTGATGTCATTCGTGTCCTTGAAGGCCCGATCACTCCTGTTGAAGGGATTGAGAATGAAGAGCCAGCAAAGAGGGAGCTATGGATTCGCATACGTGACGCAATAAAAGATGTTTTGGACAATACATCATTGGAAGATTTAGCAAGTCATAGTGAAGATAGTGAGCCGGAAGGTTATATGTTTTATATCTAA
- a CDS encoding replication-associated recombination protein A produces the protein MQQKPLAYRMRPRSIEEVFGQQHLVGEGKIIARMVKAKQLASMILYGPPGIGKTSIASAIAGSTKYAFRTLNAVTNNKKDMEIVAAEAKMSGKVILLLDEVHRLDKAKQDFLLPYLENGMIVLIGATTSNPYHAINPAIRSRCQIFELKPLSSEDVIQALNLALDDEERGLGKLKVEISHDALLHFARGSGGDVRSSLNALELAVMSTDPDEQGIVHIDVAIAEECLQKKSIPADKDGDAHYDVVSAFQKSIRGSDVNAALHYLGRLIEAGDLPSISRRLIVIAYEDIGLANPQAGPRTLAAIETAERLGFPEGRIPLANTVIELCLSPKSNSAILAIDAAMEDIQKGIIGEVPDHLKDAHYKGAKELGRGIGYLYPHNYENGWVPQQYLPDKLKHKQYYQPKKTGKFEQAMAAVYEKITRK, from the coding sequence ATGCAGCAAAAACCCTTAGCCTACCGAATGCGTCCGCGCTCAATTGAAGAGGTTTTCGGCCAGCAGCACCTTGTCGGTGAAGGGAAAATTATTGCGAGAATGGTCAAAGCCAAACAGCTGGCATCAATGATTCTCTACGGCCCTCCGGGCATCGGAAAAACCTCCATCGCCAGTGCCATTGCCGGAAGTACAAAATATGCCTTTCGAACTTTAAATGCCGTTACCAATAATAAAAAAGATATGGAAATCGTTGCTGCGGAAGCAAAAATGTCCGGGAAAGTGATCCTTCTTCTGGATGAGGTCCATCGCCTGGATAAAGCCAAACAAGATTTCCTATTACCTTACCTCGAAAACGGTATGATTGTGCTTATTGGGGCAACAACAAGCAATCCCTATCATGCGATCAATCCAGCCATCCGCAGCCGCTGTCAAATCTTCGAACTTAAACCTTTGTCCTCTGAGGATGTCATACAGGCACTGAATTTGGCGCTTGATGATGAGGAACGCGGCTTAGGCAAGTTAAAAGTTGAAATTTCCCACGATGCTTTACTTCATTTTGCCCGAGGGTCTGGCGGAGATGTAAGAAGCTCACTTAATGCATTAGAATTGGCTGTTATGTCAACAGATCCAGATGAACAAGGGATCGTTCATATCGATGTCGCCATCGCCGAGGAATGTCTGCAAAAGAAAAGTATCCCTGCGGATAAGGATGGTGATGCCCATTATGATGTGGTATCTGCCTTTCAAAAGTCAATTCGTGGCAGTGATGTGAATGCAGCGTTACACTATCTTGGACGACTAATTGAAGCTGGCGACTTGCCAAGTATCAGCCGCCGGCTAATTGTCATCGCCTATGAAGATATCGGATTGGCAAACCCACAGGCGGGACCTCGGACATTAGCTGCCATTGAAACAGCTGAGCGCCTTGGGTTTCCTGAAGGACGTATTCCCCTGGCAAATACTGTGATCGAATTGTGCTTGTCGCCAAAATCAAATTCAGCCATTTTAGCCATCGATGCTGCCATGGAAGATATCCAAAAAGGTATCATTGGAGAGGTACCGGATCACCTTAAAGACGCCCACTACAAAGGTGCAAAAGAACTAGGCAGAGGCATCGGCTACCTCTACCCCCACAACTACGAAAACGGCTGGGTTCCGCAACAATACTTACCAGACAAACTCAAACACAAACAATACTACCAGCCAAAGAAAACAGGAAAATTCGAACAAGCCATGGCTGCTGTCTACGAAAAAATAACAAGAAAATGA
- a CDS encoding ABC transporter permease, producing MVNLIKNEWMKIFRRPGTYVMITILILSTLLVGIVSKYQEKGPGAADKNWVQTLKEENDALKKQMEQSRSKVEKQYYKKEIVINNYRIQHNLPPKETKYHVWSFVKDASDLIILTGLFTIIVAAGIVASEFNWGTIKLLLIRPINRTKILLSKYFTVILFALFMLAILFAFSAALGAVLFGMPNQSVPYLNYYNGKVTEQNIVIHLLIYYGLNSIKMMMLVTMAFMISTVFRNSSLAIGLSLFLLFTGDQFTALLALKFSWAKFILFANTDLMQYIEGTPLVDGMTMTFSIIMLIIYFIIFHFLSFFVFNKRDVAS from the coding sequence ATGGTTAATCTAATTAAAAATGAGTGGATGAAGATTTTTCGGCGTCCAGGAACATATGTGATGATTACCATCCTGATTCTTAGTACATTATTGGTTGGTATAGTTTCTAAATATCAGGAAAAGGGCCCCGGAGCTGCTGATAAAAATTGGGTGCAAACGTTAAAGGAAGAAAATGATGCATTAAAAAAACAGATGGAACAGAGTCGTTCCAAGGTGGAAAAGCAATATTACAAGAAGGAAATTGTGATTAATAACTATCGCATTCAGCATAATCTGCCACCAAAAGAAACGAAATATCATGTTTGGTCATTTGTGAAGGATGCATCAGATTTGATTATTTTAACAGGATTATTTACGATTATTGTCGCTGCGGGGATCGTAGCCAGCGAATTTAATTGGGGAACCATAAAGTTGCTACTGATCAGGCCGATTAACCGCACAAAGATCTTACTTTCCAAATATTTTACGGTTATCTTGTTTGCTTTATTTATGCTTGCGATTCTGTTTGCTTTTTCAGCGGCGTTGGGTGCTGTACTTTTTGGAATGCCGAATCAATCAGTTCCGTACTTGAATTATTATAACGGCAAGGTGACAGAGCAAAATATAGTGATCCATTTACTTATTTATTATGGGCTTAATTCTATTAAAATGATGATGCTCGTAACAATGGCATTTATGATTTCTACTGTCTTCCGAAACAGTTCCCTAGCAATTGGCTTATCGCTCTTCCTATTATTTACCGGTGATCAATTTACAGCATTATTGGCATTAAAATTCTCCTGGGCGAAATTCATTCTTTTTGCCAACACGGACTTAATGCAATACATCGAAGGAACACCCCTAGTAGATGGGATGACTATGACCTTTTCCATCATTATGCTCATCATCTACTTTATAATATTCCATTTCCTTTCCTTCTTTGTATTCAATAAACGGGATGTTGCGTCCTAA
- a CDS encoding ABC transporter ATP-binding protein translates to MEAIVELKKVTKIIKGRKIIDNISFQVNKGEVFGFLGPNGAGKTTTIRMIVGLMGITSGDISINGASIKSEFEDAVRNVGAIVENPEMYKFLSGYQNLIHYARMAKGITKEKIAEVVELVGLTNRIHDKVKTYSLGMRQRLGLAQCLLHDPKVLILDEPTNGLDPAGIREIRDYVRRLAREKNMAVIVSSHLLSEMEMMCDRIGIIQNGQLIDVQEMKEFVHGNETAFELEVAPSEKALSIVKSFFPNTHASYSLNGMKVDLPKDDIPKLVKLLVQEEIQIFTIKETAKTLEDRFLEVTREKGEANHG, encoded by the coding sequence ATGGAAGCGATCGTAGAATTAAAAAAGGTCACCAAAATAATCAAAGGCAGGAAGATTATAGATAATATCAGCTTTCAAGTAAATAAAGGCGAGGTATTTGGTTTTCTGGGACCGAATGGAGCCGGAAAAACGACGACAATCCGAATGATTGTCGGGTTAATGGGAATTACCTCAGGAGATATCAGCATCAATGGCGCCAGCATTAAATCAGAATTTGAAGATGCAGTCAGAAATGTTGGCGCCATCGTTGAGAATCCGGAAATGTATAAATTTTTATCAGGATATCAAAATCTTATCCACTATGCCAGAATGGCAAAAGGCATTACGAAAGAAAAAATTGCCGAAGTGGTAGAACTTGTTGGATTAACCAATCGGATCCATGATAAAGTGAAAACCTATTCCCTTGGGATGAGACAAAGGCTTGGTCTCGCACAATGCCTGCTACATGACCCAAAAGTATTGATTCTTGATGAGCCTACAAATGGCTTAGATCCCGCAGGAATTAGAGAAATCCGTGATTATGTCCGCAGACTGGCTAGGGAAAAAAATATGGCCGTGATTGTTTCCAGCCATCTTCTATCTGAAATGGAAATGATGTGCGATCGGATTGGGATTATTCAAAATGGCCAACTGATTGATGTTCAAGAGATGAAAGAATTTGTGCATGGAAATGAGACTGCTTTTGAACTGGAAGTGGCTCCAAGTGAAAAAGCTTTATCAATTGTAAAATCATTTTTTCCAAATACACATGCCAGTTACTCCCTAAACGGAATGAAAGTCGATCTTCCAAAAGACGACATTCCAAAACTAGTGAAATTGCTGGTTCAAGAAGAGATACAGATATTTACTATAAAAGAAACGGCAAAAACATTAGAAGACCGCTTCTTGGAAGTAACACGAGAAAAGGGGGAAGCAAACCATGGTTAA
- a CDS encoding tRNA threonylcarbamoyladenosine dehydratase, producing the protein MLHQFSRNELAIGKEGLDIMKNTTVAVLGIGGVGSFAAEALARSGVGRLILIDKDDVDITNVNRQLIALLSTIGRPKVDIMQERIKDINPDCEVIALKMFYTEETYEEIFSYNIDFFVDASDTIMYKIHLMKECLKRNIPMISSMGAANKMDPTRFQIADISKTHTDPIAKVIRTKLRKEGIRKGITVVFSDESPIVIREDVRQVVGNDQAAIRKAKMPPSSNAFVPSACGLIMASYVVQELLKDIKISRVRDEK; encoded by the coding sequence ATGCTGCATCAATTTTCTCGTAATGAGCTTGCAATAGGTAAAGAAGGCCTCGATATTATGAAAAACACTACAGTTGCTGTATTAGGAATTGGCGGTGTTGGCTCTTTCGCAGCCGAGGCTTTAGCCCGTTCCGGCGTGGGACGTTTAATATTGATTGATAAGGACGATGTTGATATTACCAATGTGAACCGTCAGCTTATTGCTTTGCTTTCGACAATTGGCCGTCCTAAGGTTGATATCATGCAAGAACGGATTAAAGATATTAATCCTGATTGCGAAGTCATTGCTCTTAAAATGTTTTATACAGAAGAAACATATGAAGAAATATTCAGCTACAATATTGATTTTTTCGTTGATGCCTCTGATACCATCATGTATAAAATCCATTTAATGAAAGAATGTTTAAAGCGAAATATCCCAATGATCTCCAGCATGGGTGCTGCCAATAAAATGGATCCAACCCGTTTTCAAATTGCTGATATTTCTAAGACGCATACGGACCCGATTGCGAAGGTAATAAGAACAAAACTTCGTAAAGAAGGCATCAGGAAAGGGATCACAGTTGTCTTTTCAGATGAGAGCCCAATTGTAATTCGTGAGGATGTCCGCCAAGTGGTTGGGAATGACCAAGCCGCCATTCGCAAGGCGAAAATGCCGCCATCATCTAATGCATTCGTGCCATCAGCTTGCGGTTTGATAATGGCAAGCTATGTCGTTCAGGAATTATTGAAAGATATTAAAATTAGCCGTGTGAGAGATGAAAAATAG